A genome region from Dehalococcoidia bacterium includes the following:
- a CDS encoding electron transfer flavoprotein subunit alpha/FixB family protein produces the protein MEENSTTPSAAKKDVWVFAEHEGGELSKVSLELFSEGRTLAKRLGSDLCALLIGDRVSDLGAIPMQYGASKVYLVEDDSLRQYTGHAWIRLLADLIKERGPSIVLFGSTPKGREMAPLLAADVKGGFASECTIFDIGDQDHLLATRPINGGKLDAKCFFSSKCITQIATVRPGVIDTDEPNASLTSEIIRINVTAKEDRANSKITGFLKGDPAKIDVREAEVVIAAGRGVGGRENLRLIEELAAVLGASLGGTRCAVDMGLLSPDRLIGQTGKYISPKLYIACGISGATEHLQGIRASQHIIAINSDRNAPIFQTAKVRIVGDLREVVPAITERVRQIIGSGQVAKADAVMNSIHSN, from the coding sequence ATGGAAGAGAACTCAACAACGCCATCGGCGGCAAAAAAAGATGTGTGGGTTTTTGCCGAACACGAGGGCGGCGAGCTATCAAAGGTTTCCTTGGAGTTGTTTTCGGAAGGACGGACACTGGCAAAAAGGCTGGGCTCGGACCTTTGCGCTTTGCTCATCGGCGATAGAGTATCGGATTTGGGAGCCATCCCCATGCAGTACGGGGCAAGCAAGGTTTATCTGGTGGAAGACGATTCGCTGAGGCAGTACACCGGACATGCATGGATTCGTTTACTGGCCGATCTTATCAAAGAACGTGGACCGTCCATCGTCCTGTTCGGTTCGACCCCGAAAGGGAGAGAAATGGCCCCGCTCCTTGCTGCCGACGTTAAGGGAGGCTTCGCCAGCGAGTGTACTATCTTCGATATCGGCGACCAGGATCATCTGCTGGCAACCCGTCCCATCAACGGGGGGAAGCTCGATGCGAAATGTTTCTTTTCCTCCAAATGCATCACTCAAATTGCTACCGTTCGCCCCGGAGTGATCGATACCGACGAACCGAATGCGTCACTAACATCAGAGATTATCAGGATAAACGTGACGGCCAAAGAAGATCGCGCCAACAGTAAAATCACCGGTTTCCTCAAGGGCGATCCAGCCAAGATCGATGTTCGCGAAGCAGAGGTCGTTATAGCTGCCGGCAGAGGCGTAGGCGGGCGGGAGAATTTGCGTCTCATCGAGGAATTGGCTGCTGTTCTGGGAGCATCGTTGGGCGGGACGCGCTGTGCCGTCGATATGGGGCTGCTATCGCCGGATCGGTTGATTGGACAGACCGGCAAATATATTTCACCCAAGCTCTATATTGCCTGCGGCATTTCCGGCGCAACGGAACATTTGCAGGGCATCAGAGCTTCCCAACATATCATCGCCATCAATTCAGATCGCAACGCTCCTATCTTCCAAACGGCTAAAGTTCGGATCGTGGGGGACCTGCGCGAGGTTGTGCCTGCCATAACAGAGCGGGTGCGTCAGATCATCGGCTCCGGGCAGGTGGCCAAAGCCGATGCGGTGATGAACAGCATTCACTCCAACTGA
- a CDS encoding electron transfer flavoprotein subunit beta/FixA family protein, giving the protein MKIVVCIKQVIDPESRLRLDPQTDAIDETIIGYVINPADLFALEEALWLRDMSGGGEVTLLAMGPPRCKRPLIDGLAMGADKAVHLWDQSFEGSDNYVTSMILAKAIDRIGYDMVLCGRQAIDDNGQQVPATIAGLLGLPFISAVTRIDIRLPEKKAITHRSLGKGDREIVECGLPAVFSVETGINRPRYAKARTRLQAEKKEIVTWGCDDLNLSQADVGQSGSLVEVRGITYPKPRAKKVATPPSDLPPHLRLQWLMRGGSDQGAAKNSSDFIEGSPEEVASMVLKYLTDEKILSAGDKRK; this is encoded by the coding sequence ATGAAGATAGTGGTCTGCATCAAACAGGTCATCGATCCCGAGTCTCGCTTGAGACTCGACCCTCAAACCGACGCCATCGATGAGACCATCATCGGCTATGTGATCAACCCCGCCGATCTGTTTGCCCTAGAAGAGGCTCTCTGGTTAAGAGACATGTCCGGCGGGGGAGAAGTCACTCTCCTGGCGATGGGGCCGCCGCGTTGCAAGAGGCCTCTGATAGACGGCCTGGCAATGGGAGCAGACAAAGCCGTACATCTGTGGGATCAATCCTTTGAAGGATCGGACAATTATGTCACATCAATGATCTTGGCCAAAGCCATTGACCGGATAGGATACGACATGGTCCTCTGTGGCAGACAGGCAATCGACGACAACGGCCAGCAGGTGCCGGCGACGATAGCCGGATTGCTTGGTTTGCCATTTATTTCGGCAGTGACCCGTATCGATATCCGACTGCCGGAGAAGAAAGCGATAACTCATCGATCCTTGGGAAAGGGGGATCGTGAGATAGTGGAATGTGGTCTTCCCGCTGTATTTAGCGTGGAGACAGGGATCAATAGGCCGAGATACGCCAAAGCGCGCACGCGGTTGCAGGCAGAAAAGAAGGAAATCGTTACCTGGGGATGCGATGATTTGAACCTTAGCCAGGCCGATGTGGGTCAATCCGGGTCTTTGGTAGAGGTTCGCGGAATTACCTATCCCAAACCAAGGGCCAAGAAGGTCGCTACACCTCCATCCGATCTGCCCCCACATCTAAGGTTGCAATGGCTCATGAGGGGAGGAAGTGACCAGGGCGCTGCGAAAAACAGCAGCGATTTCATTGAAGGCTCACCCGAGGAAGTGGCTTCCATGGTGCTGAAATACCTGACCGATGAGAAGATACTGTCCGCTGGAGACAAAAGGAAATAG